A window of Haliscomenobacter hydrossis DSM 1100 contains these coding sequences:
- a CDS encoding DEAD/DEAH box helicase: protein MNFSDLNLNKPLLNALQDIGISTPTTIQAKVFSVVMSGKDVCGIAQTGTGKTFAYLLPCLRQYEYSKKKTPQVLIIVPTRELVTQVVEAVEKLSKYLSLVVVGVYGGVNLKPQAAQLAQGADVVVGTPGRLVDLLSNGVLKTKDLKKLVIDEFDEMLNLGFRAQLKVIFDSIPERRQNLLFSATLNEDVELLIADYFDNLIRIEATPVGTPLENIDQSYYPVPNFYTKVSLLKLLLTSNPEMSKVLVFVSTKSLADRVFEALDEEWGIKIQVIHSNKSQPFRFAAVNAFHAGESRVLIATDIIARGIDVAEVTHVINFDMPSVPENYIHRIGRTGRVERKGIAISFVTEKEQEYLTEIEKLMNYSVPQVELPEGLEISDQILPEEQPKEYMKTITVKTTIKQNVGPAFHKKSEKNSKVNVKKDHVAAMKKKYGKSYENRKKS from the coding sequence ATGAATTTCAGCGATTTAAATCTCAATAAACCACTCTTGAACGCTCTTCAAGACATCGGCATTAGTACGCCTACAACCATCCAGGCCAAAGTTTTTTCGGTGGTCATGTCGGGCAAAGATGTATGTGGAATTGCCCAAACCGGGACAGGCAAAACCTTTGCCTATTTGTTGCCTTGCCTGCGTCAATATGAATATTCCAAGAAAAAAACACCCCAGGTGCTGATCATCGTGCCCACCCGTGAATTGGTAACACAAGTCGTAGAGGCCGTTGAAAAACTGAGCAAATACCTGAGTCTGGTGGTCGTGGGCGTATATGGCGGAGTCAACCTCAAACCACAGGCAGCCCAGCTTGCCCAGGGTGCCGACGTCGTGGTAGGCACACCGGGGCGATTGGTCGATTTGTTGTCAAATGGAGTGTTAAAAACCAAAGACCTCAAAAAACTGGTGATTGATGAGTTTGACGAAATGTTGAACCTGGGCTTTCGGGCGCAGCTCAAAGTAATCTTTGATTCGATCCCCGAACGCAGGCAAAATCTGCTCTTTTCGGCTACTTTAAATGAAGATGTTGAACTGTTGATCGCGGACTATTTTGACAATTTGATCCGGATTGAAGCCACGCCAGTGGGGACTCCCTTGGAAAACATCGATCAAAGTTATTATCCGGTTCCCAATTTTTATACCAAAGTATCCTTGCTCAAGTTACTTTTGACCAGCAACCCCGAGATGAGCAAAGTGTTGGTTTTTGTCTCCACCAAAAGTTTGGCCGACCGGGTTTTTGAAGCCCTGGACGAGGAATGGGGGATAAAAATTCAGGTCATCCACTCCAACAAATCCCAACCCTTCCGCTTTGCGGCGGTAAATGCCTTTCATGCGGGTGAATCCCGGGTATTGATCGCTACGGACATCATTGCCCGAGGCATCGATGTGGCTGAGGTCACCCACGTGATCAATTTTGACATGCCCAGCGTGCCCGAAAATTACATCCACCGCATCGGCAGAACGGGGCGGGTGGAACGCAAAGGCATTGCCATTTCGTTTGTGACCGAAAAAGAACAGGAATACCTGACGGAAATCGAAAAACTGATGAACTACAGTGTTCCACAGGTCGAACTACCCGAAGGACTGGAAATTTCGGATCAAATCCTACCCGAGGAACAGCCGAAAGAATACATGAAAACCATTACGGTCAAAACCACCATCAAACAAAATGTCGGGCCGGCGTTTCACAAAAAATCCGAGAAAAATAGCAAGGTCAATGTCAAAAAAGACCATGTTGCGGCGATGAAAAAGAAATATGGAAAGTCTTATGAGAATCGGAAGAAGAGCTAG
- a CDS encoding gluconate:H+ symporter has product MLLIVLISAVVLLILLITLFKFNAFIALVLVSILAGLSAQMAPVDVIKAVQKGMGDTLGSLTLIITFGALLAIILSETGAVRRISLGLIDTFGMKYLGLSMALSAFVIGIVMFYNAGFILLLPLVFSIARRTGISLIQVVIPVSAALSVTHGFLPPHPAPSGIASLFGANVGLVIIYGIIVAIPAIFFSGILFPRLLRGMDIKPSDKLFPENENSNAPLPEFWPSLIAALIPVVLMAVATIGDLVLEKENTIRQVLSFIGDPSTAMILGVFLAIPILGQQKNFGAIMQKTSTAIESVATILLIVSGGGAFKQVLIESGIGDQLSALMEGIELSPLFLGWLIATIIRVSLGSATVAGLMAAGIIQPMMVGSDVSPELMVLAIGAGSLMLSHVNDTGFWMFKEYMGLTVGQTFRTWTIMEGIVGVVGLIGVMLLSLVV; this is encoded by the coding sequence ATGCTTCTGATCGTACTGATTTCAGCCGTAGTGCTGTTGATTTTACTCATCACTTTATTCAAATTTAACGCATTTATCGCCCTTGTTTTAGTTTCCATTCTGGCTGGTTTAAGCGCCCAGATGGCTCCGGTTGACGTGATCAAAGCCGTTCAAAAAGGAATGGGAGATACCTTGGGGTCACTTACTTTAATCATCACCTTTGGTGCATTGCTGGCCATCATCTTATCCGAAACGGGTGCGGTAAGGCGAATTAGTCTGGGCTTGATTGATACATTCGGCATGAAGTACCTGGGGCTATCGATGGCATTGAGTGCCTTTGTGATCGGCATCGTCATGTTCTACAATGCTGGTTTTATTTTGTTGTTGCCACTCGTTTTTAGCATCGCCCGCCGCACAGGTATATCCTTGATCCAGGTCGTCATTCCTGTTTCGGCGGCACTATCGGTTACGCATGGATTTCTTCCTCCCCACCCAGCACCCTCTGGCATTGCCAGTTTGTTTGGTGCCAATGTGGGTTTGGTCATTATTTATGGCATCATTGTGGCCATTCCGGCCATCTTTTTTTCCGGAATACTCTTTCCTCGTTTGCTGCGGGGAATGGACATCAAACCATCAGACAAGCTGTTTCCAGAAAATGAAAACAGCAATGCCCCTTTGCCTGAGTTCTGGCCAAGTCTGATTGCGGCACTGATTCCGGTGGTCTTGATGGCCGTAGCCACCATCGGTGATCTGGTTTTGGAAAAAGAAAATACCATCCGGCAGGTCTTGAGTTTTATTGGTGACCCAAGTACAGCGATGATTCTGGGGGTTTTTCTGGCTATCCCGATCTTGGGGCAACAAAAGAATTTTGGTGCCATCATGCAAAAAACCTCCACTGCCATTGAAAGTGTAGCAACCATTTTGTTGATTGTTAGTGGTGGTGGAGCATTCAAACAAGTATTGATTGAATCCGGTATTGGCGATCAATTGTCTGCCCTCATGGAGGGAATTGAGTTATCTCCCCTATTTTTAGGGTGGTTGATTGCTACGATCATTCGGGTCTCACTCGGATCTGCAACTGTGGCAGGTTTGATGGCGGCAGGAATCATTCAGCCCATGATGGTCGGCTCTGATGTGTCTCCGGAGCTCATGGTTTTGGCCATTGGTGCGGGTAGTTTGATGCTTTCTCACGTAAATGATACTGGATTTTGGATGTTCAAAGAATACATGGGGCTGACGGTGGGGCAAACTTTCCGTACCTGGACCATTATGGAAGGCATCGTTGGCGTGGTCGGATTAATTGGCGTAATGCTACTCAGTCTGGTGGTCTAG
- a CDS encoding DUF6089 family protein, which translates to MKQYCFSSLLALLAIAWLPLGAQTTLANPFKFPSEGGVLFGVSNYAGDIVKKGDYDLGAACFLFGAYYRLYTNNNLSWRFGLNQGSLKGDDLDWVGTDRIGRGFNFSTPLTEITSRVEYDFMNHRRWSVPNGFQRKFSFYLFAGVGVGFINPKTEYNSNLGNRYDLLIAEDEKNRGSTVFTIPFGGGIKIDLSERWIIGGEFGLNPVFNDYLDGISESANPKENDWYSIGGLTLSYRLQSVLNRRFFIKAEKSE; encoded by the coding sequence ATGAAACAGTATTGCTTTTCTAGCCTGTTGGCTTTACTGGCTATTGCGTGGTTGCCACTTGGTGCACAAACGACTTTAGCCAATCCATTCAAATTCCCAAGTGAAGGTGGAGTGTTGTTCGGAGTCTCAAATTATGCCGGAGACATTGTCAAAAAAGGGGATTACGATTTAGGTGCTGCTTGCTTTTTATTTGGCGCTTATTATCGCTTGTACACCAACAACAACTTGAGTTGGCGCTTCGGCTTAAACCAGGGAAGCCTAAAGGGCGATGACCTGGATTGGGTGGGCACCGACCGCATTGGTCGTGGATTTAATTTTTCCACTCCACTTACCGAAATTACGAGCAGGGTTGAGTACGACTTTATGAACCACCGGCGCTGGAGTGTCCCCAATGGCTTTCAACGAAAATTCAGTTTTTATCTTTTTGCAGGAGTGGGCGTTGGCTTCATCAACCCCAAAACTGAATACAACAGTAATTTGGGTAATCGTTACGATCTTTTGATCGCAGAAGACGAAAAGAACCGTGGTTCTACCGTATTTACCATTCCTTTTGGCGGTGGGATTAAAATTGACCTCAGCGAAAGATGGATCATTGGGGGAGAATTCGGACTTAATCCGGTATTCAACGATTACCTTGATGGCATCAGCGAATCGGCTAATCCTAAAGAAAACGATTGGTATTCGATTGGGGGACTTACCCTGTCTTATCGTTTGCAATCGGTGTTGAACCGTCGCTTTTTCATCAAAGCAGAGAAATCTGAATAG
- a CDS encoding tyrosine-type recombinase/integrase, protein MAVHFNLRDKSAQSKTSIFLVVRHHGKNYKYSTGLSVDPSLWDASKNRPLSGKLLPLKAKLNDLELKVERAMSEAEYLTAQEFKDLMDRVTGKVEGKDKTYFLQYVREFCDGKTRATLKSTATALVNFITGSSYTQFGKIDWAKVNAKDIRFDDIDFTWRQRFYNYCTDQGLTALYIQQRLRHIAQMLNASRFSKLHSNDINKMRGWADVKNSEVRHTPITLSLEEISRLAALELNEGDAKVRDLFLIGVYSGQRWSDCSRIKPDQVKGNRLYFVQQKTSSKAIVPLDLWAGLVPETLGEILERYDNAAPTLPTCRPDIFFNERLQFICRRAGITEQVQVITTAGGKVETTYVEKWRKVRSHTARRTFCTIWYKGKMSLASIAQFSGHKSVDQLKTYIGLTDEEYQQAAESEAQAARELLLSKVI, encoded by the coding sequence ATGGCGGTTCATTTCAACCTTAGAGACAAAAGCGCACAATCAAAAACAAGCATTTTTTTGGTTGTACGTCACCATGGGAAAAACTACAAATACTCAACGGGCCTGAGCGTTGACCCTAGTTTGTGGGACGCGTCAAAGAATCGCCCTTTGTCGGGAAAGTTACTACCCCTCAAAGCAAAGTTGAATGACCTGGAGTTGAAAGTTGAACGAGCCATGTCAGAGGCCGAATATCTGACAGCACAAGAGTTTAAAGATTTGATGGATCGCGTTACTGGCAAAGTTGAAGGCAAAGACAAAACCTATTTTCTCCAGTACGTACGGGAATTTTGCGACGGTAAAACGCGGGCTACCCTCAAAAGCACTGCAACCGCACTTGTAAATTTTATCACTGGCTCCAGCTACACCCAATTTGGCAAGATCGATTGGGCGAAGGTCAACGCAAAGGATATTCGCTTTGATGACATAGACTTCACCTGGCGGCAACGCTTTTACAATTACTGCACGGACCAGGGTTTGACAGCTCTATACATTCAACAGCGCTTACGTCACATTGCCCAAATGTTGAACGCTTCCCGTTTCTCAAAGCTCCATTCAAACGACATAAATAAGATGCGCGGTTGGGCCGATGTGAAAAACAGCGAAGTCCGCCACACTCCCATCACACTAAGTTTAGAAGAAATAAGCCGTTTGGCAGCCCTGGAGCTGAATGAAGGGGATGCAAAAGTGCGTGACTTGTTTCTGATAGGGGTATACAGTGGCCAAAGGTGGTCTGATTGCTCCAGGATAAAGCCTGACCAGGTGAAAGGCAATCGGCTTTACTTCGTGCAACAAAAAACCAGCTCCAAAGCTATTGTACCCCTTGACCTTTGGGCGGGCTTGGTACCTGAAACCCTGGGGGAAATCCTGGAGAGGTACGACAATGCAGCCCCTACCCTCCCCACTTGCCGACCCGACATTTTTTTCAACGAAAGATTGCAATTCATTTGCCGACGTGCTGGGATAACTGAGCAGGTACAAGTCATTACCACAGCGGGCGGAAAAGTTGAAACGACCTATGTCGAAAAGTGGCGGAAAGTGCGGAGCCATACGGCACGGCGCACATTCTGTACAATCTGGTACAAGGGTAAAATGAGCCTTGCCTCCATTGCCCAATTCAGTGGCCACAAGTCGGTGGATCAACTCAAAACCTATATCGGGTTGACTGATGAAGAGTACCAACAGGCAGCCGAAAGCGAAGCACAAGCGGCGCGGGAACTGCTGTTATCCAAAGTAATCTAA
- a CDS encoding helix-turn-helix domain-containing protein, producing the protein MVSKIEQRYLTYRQVATLLGVGLSTVHRLRRSGRITPKVWSKRLVRFDANEILKVADSMPKA; encoded by the coding sequence ATGGTATCTAAAATTGAACAAAGGTATTTGACTTATCGACAGGTTGCCACATTGCTTGGAGTAGGCCTGTCAACTGTTCATCGTTTACGCCGATCAGGGAGGATTACACCAAAGGTGTGGTCAAAGCGCCTGGTCCGTTTTGATGCTAATGAAATTTTGAAAGTAGCGGATTCAATGCCCAAGGCATAA
- a CDS encoding helix-turn-helix domain-containing protein, whose amino-acid sequence MSIEEALRSIIEEQMEALKTELKLVRKTLAASSDFDVWLKVGEAAKLLGCDPKHVNKLIENGFLSLSFLPGTDRGDKRISKKEVLELKEKFTLLKRSRL is encoded by the coding sequence ATGAGCATTGAAGAAGCATTGCGGTCAATTATTGAGGAGCAAATGGAAGCCTTAAAAACGGAGCTTAAATTGGTTCGTAAGACTTTAGCTGCAAGCTCGGATTTTGATGTATGGCTAAAAGTTGGTGAAGCAGCCAAGCTGTTAGGCTGTGACCCAAAGCACGTAAATAAATTGATCGAAAATGGCTTTTTGAGCCTGTCGTTTCTACCTGGGACCGATCGGGGGGATAAAAGGATAAGCAAAAAAGAAGTCCTCGAATTGAAAGAAAAATTCACCTTGCTGAAGCGGTCAAGGCTCTAA
- a CDS encoding arginine deiminase family protein: MQVNNEIGRLQRVIVHRPDEGIARVSPKRSEELLFDDIVFLPQMQEEHDVFTAVLRAFVGEANVHETEQLLLESLLADSENCETFLEEIADYEELPSSALSFLNGLPPKELTKVLISGYYAPDDYILFDPIPNFIFTRDIAVVVNDHVIITKAAKEARHRENHLTRFIFGHHPLFKKWYTEGKLINLNNIDKFPPSRKGEYVSIEGGDMMILNRDYLLIGCSERTTRHGIQSLTKVLFEKGVIKNVALINIPNDRSFMHVDTVFTQINHHHIVAYKPLVVDGISSTVELYRDNGSNEYYPSVHDFIRSEIDPEMKFIYSGNGISPYQEREQWTDGCNLVAMKPGVALTYDRNPVTEQAFKKAGYKILHARDFLAAYRAGKLDPEKIENTIITLPSNELSRARGGSHCMTCPMERGA, from the coding sequence ATGCAAGTTAACAATGAAATTGGCCGATTGCAACGGGTAATTGTACACCGCCCCGATGAAGGCATCGCCAGAGTATCACCCAAACGCTCGGAGGAGCTATTGTTCGATGACATCGTCTTTTTGCCACAAATGCAGGAAGAACATGATGTATTCACTGCGGTGCTGCGCGCTTTTGTCGGTGAAGCAAATGTACATGAAACCGAGCAGTTGTTGCTGGAATCGCTGCTGGCCGACTCGGAGAACTGCGAAACATTTTTGGAAGAAATTGCCGATTATGAAGAGCTACCCAGCTCTGCACTCAGCTTCCTGAATGGTTTGCCTCCAAAGGAATTAACGAAAGTGCTAATCAGCGGTTATTACGCACCCGATGACTACATCCTTTTTGATCCTATCCCCAATTTCATTTTTACCCGCGACATTGCCGTAGTCGTCAACGATCACGTCATCATCACCAAGGCGGCCAAAGAAGCCCGGCACCGCGAGAATCACCTCACCCGCTTTATTTTTGGCCATCATCCCCTGTTCAAAAAATGGTACACAGAAGGCAAACTCATCAACCTCAACAACATCGATAAATTTCCACCTTCGCGTAAAGGGGAATATGTATCCATTGAAGGTGGAGACATGATGATCCTCAATCGCGATTACCTGCTCATCGGCTGTAGTGAACGCACCACTCGGCACGGCATTCAATCATTGACCAAAGTGCTGTTTGAAAAAGGTGTCATCAAAAACGTAGCCTTGATCAACATTCCCAATGATCGTTCTTTCATGCACGTGGATACTGTTTTTACCCAAATCAATCACCACCATATTGTAGCCTATAAGCCCCTGGTAGTGGATGGCATTAGTTCAACCGTTGAATTGTACCGCGATAACGGCAGCAACGAATACTACCCCTCGGTTCACGATTTCATTCGTTCAGAAATTGACCCCGAGATGAAATTCATTTACAGTGGCAATGGAATATCTCCGTATCAAGAACGCGAACAATGGACGGATGGTTGTAACTTGGTGGCCATGAAACCCGGCGTTGCCCTCACCTATGACCGCAACCCGGTGACGGAACAGGCCTTCAAAAAAGCGGGGTACAAAATTTTGCACGCCCGTGATTTTTTGGCTGCCTATCGCGCAGGCAAACTCGATCCCGAAAAAATTGAAAATACCATCATCACCTTGCCTTCTAACGAGCTTTCAAGAGCAAGAGGGGGATCGCATTGTATGACGTGCCCAATGGAAAGGGGGGCGTAG
- a CDS encoding acyl-CoA thioesterase — MYTHDFQKRVRYGETDQMGYLYYGNYAQYYEIGRVEMLRSLGLTYKAMEEEWGTMMPVLSLQMRYVRPAYYDELLTIRTTLRRLPDQFITFHVEIFNEKAKLVNGGNVRLCFIDIKSKQAVPTPDYLIEKLRPFFEP; from the coding sequence ATGTACACACACGATTTTCAAAAGCGGGTCAGATACGGTGAAACCGACCAAATGGGCTACCTCTATTATGGGAATTACGCCCAATATTATGAAATCGGTCGGGTGGAAATGCTGCGCTCGTTGGGCTTAACCTACAAAGCAATGGAAGAAGAATGGGGAACCATGATGCCCGTTTTGTCTTTACAAATGCGCTACGTAAGGCCAGCTTATTACGACGAGTTGTTGACAATTCGCACCACTTTACGCCGATTACCGGATCAATTTATTACCTTTCACGTTGAAATTTTCAACGAAAAAGCCAAATTGGTCAATGGTGGAAATGTTCGCTTGTGCTTCATTGACATCAAAAGCAAACAAGCGGTTCCTACACCAGATTATTTGATTGAAAAACTCAGACCCTTTTTCGAGCCGTGA